Within the Telopea speciosissima isolate NSW1024214 ecotype Mountain lineage chromosome 4, Tspe_v1, whole genome shotgun sequence genome, the region TAGAACCTGTTTGCTTGCTACTGAAATGTTCTTCCATTTTCTAACTGTTAAAGAAAATTCTTTCTACCCATACAACAGACAAGTATTAAATGTGTATGAACTATGAAACTTACCATTATACTTCTCCTGCATCACACGACAGAACTTGCCAGTGACAGTTCATGAAGCTCACTCAGCATCCACTCTTCTCCAGTTTGTCCTCCAAGAACTATAGCCCTCGTTCCTCCAACAATGCATGTACTGTGTCCCCAAGCAAATCTTGGAGGTCGTCCAGGTACATTTAATATCCTCCAGGTTGGCTTCTCATCACTCGGATCCAAGAGATAGAGCTGAGAAGCGGAATGAAGACCAGCCACAGACCCACCAAAGATCAAGATCCTACCACCAGGGAGGCTCACAGCCACATGATCAAGCCGGGGAGGTGGAGCTATACCGCCTGGATTTCCAGCACCTGGCATTCCATTCCCAGTTACACATCTCCAACCTGGCTCATCCTCACTAAGATCCATGGTGAAGACATCACTTGAACGGAACCGAAGTGGCCCACTCTTTGCCAGACCACCAAACATCAATATCTTCCGTCCACCATAGACTGAGAGTGTATGACCCAACCTGGATGGAGGAGTCCATGCTACCGGAATCTCCCTCCACACAGGGTTCTCCATTGACAGATCCAGCAAGAATGTGTCGCTGAGAAGTACCCCAGAATCTGCACAACCTCCAGATACTATTAACTTGGTGCCATCAAGGGTGCATGAGCTGTGCCATGATCTTGGGAGTGGTGGGGCCAAACCAGAGATCTCACGCCAAGCAGGATCTTGTGCATCCAAATCCAATACGAAAACATCATTGAGCAAACCCTGCCTTCCACAGCCTCCAAACACAACCAAGTGAGATCCATTCACACAGGAAAGCGTGTGACCCCATCTGCCAGGGGGTGGGGAGCTCACTTTGACATATTGCCACTCTGGATTAGGAGAATTTAAGTCCAACACAAATGTGTCATTCATTGGCTGCATGTTGACCCCCTCTCCACCAAAGAGAACAATCCGATTCCCAACAGCACAGGCACTGAAATTGCAGCGAGAGGGCTCTACAGTACCTCCAACAGTCAACTTTCTCCATGCAGCAGCTTCAAGTGTGGTTAGTTCCCTGGCTAATCGGCCCCATCCCAATCTTTTAGCCCCAGGCACTGTCTCCAACACACGAGTGGTTTCACTGCCCCATGCATTTTGACAAACCATTTTCCACAGATCCTCGTTCCTTGTCAAATAGTAAAGCCGCTTGCACACAGAACCAA harbors:
- the LOC122658680 gene encoding adagio protein 1-like translates to MEWDSDTDGSGDEEGFLLNDGGPLSFTIGSLLQTSTCGFAVTDALEPDHPIIYVNTGFELATGYRAEEVLGRNCRFLQCRGPFAKRRHPLVDSTVVSEIRRCLEDGVDFQGDLLNFRKDGTPLMTRLRLTPILGDDDTVTHVIGIQFFTEANLDLGPLPGSSAKESTRSSDRFHSDLSSYRHVPAGQGIVPRDFCGIFQLSDEVLCQKILSRLTPRDIASVGSVCKRLYYLTRNEDLWKMVCQNAWGSETTRVLETVPGAKRLGWGRLARELTTLEAAAWRKLTVGGTVEPSRCNFSACAVGNRIVLFGGEGVNMQPMNDTFVLDLNSPNPEWQYVKVSSPPPGRWGHTLSCVNGSHLVVFGGCGRQGLLNDVFVLDLDAQDPAWREISGLAPPLPRSWHSSCTLDGTKLIVSGGCADSGVLLSDTFLLDLSMENPVWREIPVAWTPPSRLGHTLSVYGGRKILMFGGLAKSGPLRFRSSDVFTMDLSEDEPGWRCVTGNGMPGAGNPGGIAPPPRLDHVAVSLPGGRILIFGGSVAGLHSASQLYLLDPSDEKPTWRILNVPGRPPRFAWGHSTCIVGGTRAIVLGGQTGEEWMLSELHELSLASSVV